In one Streptomyces sp. NBC_01288 genomic region, the following are encoded:
- a CDS encoding RNA polymerase sigma factor, giving the protein MSDTGSDGELLRAIAADGDRRAFEELYRRYAPWLTARLRGRCADAGMVDDVVQETFLAVWRGSARYREDGDVAGWLWRIGSRRLIDVLRGDGARGRLRQALARLRHRDEASAEERVLAGVEHGDLAGALVRLSPELRAVLQATVIDGLTTREAAVLLGIPAGTVKTRAMRARKQLREELA; this is encoded by the coding sequence GTGAGCGATACGGGAAGCGACGGGGAGCTGCTGCGGGCCATCGCGGCGGACGGCGACCGGCGCGCGTTCGAGGAGCTGTACCGGCGGTACGCGCCCTGGCTGACCGCGCGGCTGCGCGGCCGCTGCGCCGACGCCGGGATGGTCGACGACGTCGTACAGGAGACGTTTCTCGCGGTGTGGCGGGGCAGTGCGCGCTACCGCGAGGACGGCGATGTGGCCGGGTGGCTGTGGCGGATCGGGTCGCGGCGGCTGATCGACGTGCTGCGCGGCGACGGGGCGCGCGGCCGGCTGCGGCAGGCGCTGGCGCGGCTCCGGCACAGGGACGAGGCGTCGGCGGAGGAGCGCGTGCTCGCGGGGGTGGAGCACGGGGATCTCGCCGGCGCCCTGGTCCGGCTCTCGCCGGAGCTGCGGGCGGTCCTCCAGGCCACCGTGATCGACGGGCTGACCACCCGGGAGGCCGCCGTGCTGCTGGGCATCCCCGCCGGCACGGTCAAGACACGGGCCATGCGGGCCCGTAAGCAACTGCGGGAGGAGCTGGCATGA
- a CDS encoding ABC transporter permease → MSTVLTLTPAETSTAPARQSWQAIFALARFESRKLLLRIPVLFMLAAYVAWIVWRTKGAWYGYPALQDVDRETQTGPLLVGFAVLLCVNQAVLRSRRHDTERLFGVVALEPWRRTAAHALSILPVTGLVALGVAAQFGWQAVKSTAVGNGSVGELLVGPLCVLLCGAIGLLMARLVPKPFAIPVAAVLLLVMSVLAPVSFGGGGASTWLTPVVGVASTKTIPSDLIGRPAVSHSLYLTGLALALALLAVLISKGRTKTSTAVLAGSLAGAVALGMVGGIGQAAGVPSETVAARTVATLTPQKVESCVRHGRSTYCAFPEWGPRTATWADVTDHVQSLAGGTAQTQKLLVRQRVEARYGMDGDGAIDPSTAPNQVTVRTMWGGPRTPEFSAAVASVLVLGNEKAGGDVCDGRMVTIMWLALGWTSDPVTELRAVRLSDTVTGSSVVLSPTNGMTMTAGQTSVVRELLAAGPSTVTPKVKAHWAELTSPKVTTAKVAQLLGVKAPGGADKCE, encoded by the coding sequence ATGAGCACCGTACTGACCCTGACCCCCGCCGAGACGAGCACGGCACCGGCCCGCCAGTCCTGGCAGGCGATCTTCGCCCTGGCCCGCTTCGAGTCCCGCAAACTCCTCCTCCGTATCCCGGTGCTGTTCATGCTGGCGGCCTACGTCGCCTGGATCGTGTGGCGCACCAAGGGCGCCTGGTACGGCTACCCGGCCCTCCAGGACGTCGACCGCGAAACCCAGACGGGCCCGCTGCTGGTCGGCTTCGCGGTCCTGCTCTGCGTCAACCAGGCCGTGCTGCGCTCCCGACGGCACGACACGGAGCGGCTGTTCGGGGTCGTGGCCCTCGAACCGTGGCGCCGTACGGCAGCCCACGCGCTGTCGATCCTGCCGGTGACCGGACTCGTCGCGCTGGGCGTGGCGGCCCAGTTCGGCTGGCAGGCGGTCAAGTCGACGGCGGTGGGCAACGGTTCGGTGGGTGAGCTGCTGGTGGGCCCCCTGTGCGTGCTGCTGTGCGGGGCGATCGGCCTGCTGATGGCGAGGCTGGTGCCGAAGCCGTTCGCGATCCCGGTGGCCGCGGTGCTGCTCCTCGTGATGTCCGTCCTCGCGCCGGTCTCGTTCGGCGGCGGCGGTGCCTCGACCTGGCTGACCCCGGTCGTGGGCGTGGCGAGCACCAAGACGATCCCCTCCGACCTGATCGGCCGCCCGGCCGTCTCGCACTCCCTCTACCTGACGGGCCTGGCGCTGGCCCTCGCCCTGCTGGCGGTACTGATCAGCAAGGGCCGCACGAAGACGTCGACGGCGGTACTGGCGGGCTCGCTGGCCGGAGCGGTCGCGCTCGGCATGGTCGGCGGGATCGGCCAGGCGGCTGGCGTCCCGTCGGAGACGGTCGCGGCCCGCACCGTGGCCACGCTCACCCCGCAGAAGGTCGAGTCCTGCGTCCGGCACGGCCGTTCGACGTACTGCGCGTTCCCCGAGTGGGGCCCCAGGACGGCGACATGGGCCGACGTCACGGACCACGTCCAGTCCCTCGCGGGCGGCACCGCCCAGACCCAGAAGCTCCTCGTACGGCAACGGGTCGAGGCCCGCTACGGCATGGATGGCGACGGAGCGATCGACCCGTCCACCGCGCCGAACCAGGTCACCGTGCGCACGATGTGGGGCGGGCCCCGGACGCCGGAATTCTCGGCCGCGGTCGCCTCCGTACTGGTCCTCGGGAACGAGAAGGCCGGCGGTGACGTGTGCGACGGCCGCATGGTCACCATCATGTGGCTGGCCCTGGGCTGGACGTCCGACCCGGTGACCGAGCTCCGCGCGGTCCGCCTGAGCGACACCGTGACCGGCTCCTCCGTCGTCCTGTCGCCGACCAACGGAATGACCATGACGGCCGGACAGACCAGCGTCGTAAGGGAGTTGCTCGCCGCGGGCCCGTCCACGGTCACCCCGAAGGTGAAGGCGCACTGGGCCGAACTGACTTCTCCGAAGGTGACGACGGCAAAGGTCGCTCAGCTGCTGGGCGTCAAGGCTCCCGGTGGGGCCGACAAGTGCGAGTGA
- a CDS encoding helix-turn-helix domain-containing protein encodes MALRREPTARQMRLAVELRRLRDAAGLAAREGAALLGVSSAQISQIEAALAGVSEKRLRRLAANYAATDEEFIDALVVMATDRTRGWWEEYRGSLPTPFLDLAELEHHASCRWDVDFLHIPGLLQTEDYARALFSYVNPEFPESEVESWVEHRMRRRTIIERPDPIPYETLIHEAALRIRVGDQITARAQLTRVLELSEAHHVTVRVIPFDLNGFGGAGSAMVYAGGAVPQLDTVVRDGPNGPVFIDSEAQLNRYRALFRRVEAVSLEPERSRDFIHRLAKEL; translated from the coding sequence GTGGCATTGAGGCGCGAGCCAACGGCACGTCAGATGCGCCTGGCGGTCGAGTTGCGCAGACTCCGCGACGCGGCAGGTCTCGCGGCCCGCGAGGGAGCAGCGCTGCTCGGAGTGAGTTCCGCGCAGATCAGTCAGATCGAGGCGGCCCTCGCCGGCGTCAGTGAAAAGCGGCTGCGTCGGTTGGCGGCCAACTATGCAGCCACGGATGAGGAGTTCATCGACGCCCTCGTCGTCATGGCGACCGACCGGACCCGCGGTTGGTGGGAGGAGTATCGAGGTTCGCTGCCCACCCCGTTCCTCGACCTGGCCGAGCTGGAGCACCATGCCAGCTGCCGATGGGACGTGGACTTCCTGCACATCCCGGGCCTTCTACAGACCGAGGACTACGCCCGGGCCCTCTTCTCCTACGTGAACCCGGAGTTCCCGGAGAGCGAGGTGGAGAGCTGGGTGGAACACCGGATGAGGCGCAGGACCATCATCGAGCGCCCCGACCCGATCCCGTACGAGACGTTGATCCACGAGGCGGCCCTGCGTATCCGGGTCGGCGACCAGATCACGGCGCGGGCCCAACTCACCCGTGTCCTGGAACTCTCCGAAGCCCACCACGTCACCGTGCGTGTCATCCCCTTCGATCTGAACGGCTTCGGCGGGGCCGGAAGCGCCATGGTGTACGCGGGCGGTGCCGTCCCGCAGTTGGACACGGTCGTACGTGACGGCCCCAACGGCCCCGTTTTCATTGACTCCGAGGCCCAGCTCAATCGCTATCGAGCCCTCTTCCGTAGGGTGGAGGCGGTGTCACTTGAGCCCGAGCGTTCGCGTGACTTCATCCACAGGCTGGCGAAGGAGCTGTGA
- a CDS encoding DUF397 domain-containing protein: MITPGIWQKSSFSGGGQGDACVEVAHRHPHIAIRDSKTPARATLTLPTPTFTTFVEALKENPGP, from the coding sequence ATGATCACCCCTGGCATATGGCAGAAGTCATCGTTCTCCGGGGGCGGCCAGGGCGACGCCTGCGTGGAGGTCGCCCATCGTCACCCGCACATAGCCATCAGGGACTCCAAAACCCCGGCCCGAGCCACCCTCACCTTGCCCACCCCCACCTTCACCACCTTCGTAGAAGCCCTGAAGGAGAACCCCGGACCCTGA
- a CDS encoding zf-HC2 domain-containing protein: MTWHVAEDDVRAYARGELAPPMLWSADTHLARCAECRALLASVTDPVALDAGWERLDAELDAPRRGLVESLLVRIGVADHTARLLAATPVLRRSWFGAVALLLVMTVLMTDASNVAAPDVFLALAPLLPLAGVAMAYGPVLDPTYEMTVVAPMHGFKLLMIRTTAVLVAGLGLNGLATLALPGYGLAALAWLLPALALTSTSLALTPRLGPVLAPGVVGVAWTALLVTAHERATHGGTLAPFTATGQTVAAAVAVLAAGLLYLARDRFDTKTPGFRPTA, from the coding sequence ATGACCTGGCATGTGGCCGAAGACGACGTACGCGCCTATGCGCGGGGCGAGTTGGCACCGCCCATGCTCTGGTCCGCCGACACCCACCTCGCCCGGTGCGCCGAGTGCCGGGCCCTGTTGGCGTCCGTCACCGACCCGGTGGCCCTCGACGCGGGCTGGGAACGCCTCGACGCCGAACTCGACGCCCCCAGAAGGGGGTTGGTGGAATCCCTGCTCGTCCGGATCGGCGTGGCCGACCACACGGCACGGCTGCTCGCGGCGACACCGGTGCTGCGCCGCTCGTGGTTCGGCGCGGTGGCCCTGCTGCTCGTGATGACGGTCCTGATGACCGACGCCTCGAACGTCGCGGCACCCGACGTCTTCCTCGCCCTCGCCCCGCTGCTGCCGCTCGCGGGCGTGGCGATGGCGTACGGCCCGGTGCTCGACCCGACCTACGAGATGACCGTCGTGGCCCCGATGCACGGCTTCAAACTGCTCATGATCCGCACAACCGCCGTACTGGTGGCGGGACTTGGCCTGAACGGCCTCGCGACCCTGGCCCTGCCCGGATACGGCCTCGCCGCCCTGGCCTGGCTGCTCCCCGCGCTCGCCCTCACCTCGACGAGCCTCGCGCTGACCCCGCGCCTGGGCCCGGTCCTCGCGCCGGGTGTGGTCGGCGTGGCCTGGACCGCCCTGCTGGTGACGGCCCACGAGCGGGCGACGCACGGCGGCACGCTCGCCCCGTTCACCGCGACCGGCCAGACGGTGGCCGCGGCGGTGGCGGTCCTCGCCGCGGGCCTCCTCTACCTGGCCCGCGACCGCTTCGACACGAAGACCCCGGGCTTCCGCCCAACAGCCTGA
- a CDS encoding ABC transporter ATP-binding protein — protein MTTTVSAAGLSLRYGLTTALDDVSLRLTEGVTGLLGPNGAGKTTLLRVLATAVPADEGAFTVLGHDPRTPAGRQETRRVLGYLPQTPGFHPDFTAFDFVDYVAILKELTDRTARHNEVRRVLAEVDLSDVRGKRIKKLSGGMRQRVALAAALVGDPGFLVLDEPTVGLDPEQRMRFRELIARAGEGRTVLLSTHQTEDVAMLCHRVVVMAVGRVRFDGTPAELTARAAGRVWSSSERDPDAKAGWRTGLGVFRNVGDPPPGAELVEPTLEDGYLLTLDGMHAEATA, from the coding sequence ATGACCACCACCGTCTCCGCGGCCGGGCTCAGCCTGCGCTACGGCCTGACGACCGCCCTCGACGACGTGTCGCTGCGGCTCACCGAAGGCGTCACCGGCCTGCTCGGCCCCAACGGGGCCGGAAAGACGACCCTGTTGAGGGTGCTGGCCACCGCGGTCCCCGCCGACGAGGGCGCGTTCACCGTCCTCGGTCACGACCCCCGCACGCCCGCCGGCCGTCAGGAGACCCGGCGCGTGCTCGGCTACCTCCCGCAGACACCGGGCTTCCACCCCGACTTCACGGCCTTCGACTTCGTCGACTACGTCGCGATCCTCAAGGAGTTGACCGACCGCACCGCCCGCCACAACGAGGTACGGCGCGTGCTCGCCGAGGTCGACCTGTCGGACGTACGCGGCAAGCGCATCAAGAAGCTGTCCGGCGGTATGCGCCAGCGGGTCGCGCTCGCGGCGGCGCTGGTGGGCGACCCGGGTTTCCTGGTCCTGGACGAGCCGACGGTCGGCCTGGACCCCGAACAGCGCATGCGCTTCAGGGAGTTGATCGCCCGCGCGGGGGAGGGGCGAACGGTTCTCCTGTCCACCCACCAGACCGAGGACGTGGCGATGCTCTGCCACCGCGTCGTCGTGATGGCCGTCGGCCGGGTCCGCTTCGACGGCACCCCGGCCGAACTCACCGCACGGGCCGCGGGCCGCGTGTGGAGCAGCTCGGAACGCGACCCCGACGCGAAGGCGGGCTGGCGCACCGGCCTGGGCGTCTTCCGCAACGTGGGCGACCCGCCGCCCGGCGCCGAACTCGTCGAACCCACCCTGGAGGACGGCTACTTGCTCACCCTCGACGGCATGCACGCGGAGGCGACGGCATGA
- a CDS encoding GntR family transcriptional regulator — protein sequence MVEYRIDRHSGVATYVQIVQQTKQALRLGMLEPGDKLPTAREVVEATAINPNTVLKAYRELEREGLVEARRGLGTFIRKGLSITPADSPLRLELDDWAARAQEAGLGRDDVAALFTAVLEKHFQGED from the coding sequence GTGGTCGAGTACCGCATCGACCGGCACAGCGGCGTGGCCACCTATGTACAGATCGTCCAGCAGACCAAGCAGGCACTGCGCCTGGGAATGCTGGAGCCCGGCGACAAGCTGCCGACGGCCCGCGAGGTCGTCGAGGCCACGGCCATCAACCCGAACACCGTCCTGAAGGCCTACCGCGAGCTGGAGCGTGAGGGACTGGTCGAGGCCCGGCGCGGACTCGGCACCTTCATCCGCAAGGGGCTGAGCATCACGCCCGCCGACTCGCCGCTGCGGTTAGAGCTCGACGACTGGGCCGCGCGGGCCCAGGAGGCCGGCCTGGGCCGGGACGACGTCGCCGCGCTCTTCACCGCCGTACTCGAAAAGCACTTCCAAGGAGAAGACTGA
- a CDS encoding ABC transporter, whose product MLTQLIHPVLRALPVRALGVTAAVALLIAALPRLLADEPDPWSALVALRAAALTFALGLAFVLDDPTRDLTSSVPTRRILRTTLRVALVAPFAAAWWTAAVLLIPSKIRPPVGDMTLEAAAAAVLSLAAAGAALRFTAEPEPGQRVAAGFLVIALVSRVALPNDWGMYVSPTEKPWGVGHDHWAMVLVGAALVWAACGPEPLKRRRLIPIRSAGSGVSGV is encoded by the coding sequence GTGTTGACGCAGCTGATCCACCCGGTCCTGCGCGCCCTCCCGGTACGGGCGCTGGGCGTGACCGCAGCGGTGGCCCTACTGATCGCGGCCCTGCCCCGCCTCCTCGCGGACGAACCGGACCCGTGGTCCGCACTCGTCGCCCTGCGCGCCGCCGCCCTCACCTTCGCCCTGGGCCTGGCCTTCGTCCTCGACGACCCGACCCGCGACCTGACGTCCTCGGTACCGACCCGCCGCATCCTCCGCACGACCCTGCGGGTGGCACTGGTGGCCCCGTTCGCGGCGGCCTGGTGGACAGCGGCGGTCCTGCTGATCCCGTCGAAGATCCGCCCTCCGGTGGGCGACATGACCCTGGAGGCGGCGGCAGCGGCGGTCCTCTCCCTCGCGGCAGCGGGGGCGGCCCTCCGCTTCACGGCCGAGCCGGAACCGGGCCAGCGCGTGGCCGCCGGTTTCCTGGTCATCGCCCTGGTGTCGCGCGTGGCCCTGCCGAACGACTGGGGGATGTACGTCTCCCCGACGGAGAAACCGTGGGGGGTGGGGCACGACCACTGGGCGATGGTGCTGGTGGGGGCGGCCCTGGTATGGGCGGCGTGCGGACCGGAACCGCTGAAGCGCAGGCGGCTGATTCCCATCCGGTCGGCAGGGTCCGGCGTGTCCGGCGTCTGA